In Pseudoalteromonas xiamenensis, the following are encoded in one genomic region:
- the ftsA gene encoding cell division protein FtsA: MTKSVERNLVIGLDVGTSKVVATVGEITADNKLSIVGVGRQVSHGMDKGGVNDLNLVSDSIRRAIDEAELMADCRISSVYLGISGKHIQCQNESGVVAINNAEVTDDDIANVIHIARSVPISAERKMLHSLPQEYSIDMQEGIKNPLGMSGVRMEARAHIITCSNDMAKNIEKCVERCGLHVDQLIFGALASSYSVLTEDEKELGVAVVDIGGGTMDIAIFINGALRHSAVIPVAGNQVTGDIAKIFRTPISHAESLKVQYACASSQMASSEETIEVPSVGGRPARLMSRHTLSEVVEPRFRELFELAYEEIRDAGFEEQIAAGVVLTGGTAKMQGALEVAEEIFQMPVRVGKPLGVVGLTDYVNDPAFATAVGLLQYGRTLQTMNAQKSKDNQQDSWWSRMTKWFQGEF, from the coding sequence ATGACCAAATCAGTTGAGAGAAATTTGGTAATTGGATTAGATGTTGGAACGTCAAAGGTCGTTGCAACGGTCGGTGAAATCACCGCAGACAATAAATTAAGTATTGTCGGTGTGGGTCGTCAAGTTTCTCATGGTATGGATAAAGGTGGCGTGAACGACCTTAATTTAGTGTCTGACTCCATCCGTCGTGCGATTGACGAAGCTGAATTGATGGCAGATTGCCGCATAAGCTCGGTGTACTTAGGTATTTCTGGAAAGCACATTCAGTGTCAAAACGAAAGTGGTGTTGTGGCGATTAACAATGCTGAAGTCACTGATGATGATATTGCCAATGTGATCCACATTGCGCGCTCAGTCCCTATTTCTGCTGAACGCAAAATGTTGCACTCATTACCACAAGAATACAGCATTGATATGCAAGAAGGGATAAAAAACCCTTTAGGTATGAGTGGTGTGCGTATGGAAGCTCGTGCGCACATCATTACGTGTTCCAATGATATGGCAAAAAACATCGAAAAATGTGTGGAACGTTGTGGATTGCACGTCGACCAACTGATTTTCGGCGCTTTAGCGTCTTCTTATTCTGTGTTGACGGAAGATGAAAAAGAACTTGGTGTTGCGGTTGTCGATATTGGCGGTGGCACAATGGATATCGCTATTTTCATTAATGGCGCTCTGCGTCACTCAGCGGTCATTCCAGTGGCAGGTAATCAAGTGACGGGGGATATTGCAAAAATATTCCGTACACCTATCTCACATGCTGAATCGCTTAAAGTACAATACGCGTGCGCAAGCAGCCAAATGGCGAGCAGTGAAGAAACAATCGAAGTGCCAAGTGTTGGTGGTCGTCCAGCTAGATTGATGTCTCGACATACCCTTTCAGAGGTAGTTGAGCCACGTTTTAGAGAATTATTTGAACTTGCCTACGAAGAAATTCGCGACGCAGGTTTTGAAGAGCAAATTGCAGCCGGAGTTGTCCTTACGGGCGGCACGGCAAAGATGCAAGGGGCTTTGGAAGTGGCGGAAGAAATCTTCCAAATGCCAGTAAGAGTTGGTAAGCCACTCGGTGTAGTGGGTCTTACTGATTATGTTAACGATCCTGCTTTTGCAACGGCTGTTGGTCTTTTACAATATGGCCGTACGTTGCAAACGATGAATGCACAAAAATCGAAGGACAACCAGCAGGATAGTTGGTGGAGTCGCATGACAAAGTGGTTCCAGGGTGAGTTTTAA
- a CDS encoding cell division protein FtsQ/DivIB, whose amino-acid sequence MRAFLGKVYRGAKRQNWSLIGGVSFFLCVVIGIGQLFFGVSDWLVTHKDAQIKQLAVLGKPKYTNENEILKAIRKVDLSSYFELDVKQVQREVQALPWVATASVRKQWPNTLQVYVVEHTPVAIWNSDLLLNQAGEVFQANSDKLPPHLPQLYGPEGSEQEAWEVFGQLKALLAVNQFKLESLALSERFAWQLWLDNGIRLNLGRTEKAKRVQRFIDVFPHLEKPEGAQIDVVDLRYDTGLAVSWKYPDKEQSQNKSAA is encoded by the coding sequence ATGCGAGCATTTTTGGGAAAGGTTTACCGCGGTGCAAAACGTCAAAACTGGTCGTTGATTGGCGGGGTAAGCTTTTTCCTTTGTGTCGTGATTGGCATTGGGCAGTTGTTCTTTGGTGTGAGTGATTGGTTGGTCACTCATAAAGACGCTCAAATCAAACAGTTAGCTGTTCTTGGAAAGCCAAAGTACACAAATGAAAATGAAATATTGAAGGCAATTCGAAAAGTTGATTTGAGCAGCTACTTTGAATTGGATGTCAAACAGGTTCAGCGAGAAGTGCAAGCGCTACCTTGGGTTGCTACAGCTTCAGTTAGAAAGCAGTGGCCGAATACACTGCAAGTTTATGTTGTTGAGCATACGCCTGTGGCCATTTGGAACAGTGATTTATTGCTCAATCAGGCTGGGGAAGTGTTTCAAGCGAATAGCGACAAATTGCCCCCACATCTGCCGCAACTGTATGGCCCCGAGGGAAGTGAGCAAGAAGCGTGGGAAGTGTTTGGTCAGCTAAAAGCGCTATTGGCTGTGAATCAGTTCAAATTAGAGAGCCTTGCGCTGTCTGAACGATTTGCATGGCAACTATGGCTAGATAATGGGATCCGTTTGAATTTAGGGCGGACCGAAAAAGCGAAACGAGTACAACGATTTATAGACGTTTTTCCGCATTTGGAAAAACCTGAAGGCGCGCAGATAGATGTAGTCGATTTGCGTTATGACACTGGCCTTGCGGTCAGTTGGAAATACCCAGATAAAGAACAATCACAAAATAAGAGTGCAGCATGA
- a CDS encoding D-alanine--D-alanine ligase, producing the protein MSQFGKVAVLLGGHSAEREVSLKSGNAVLNAIQNAGIDAFGFDPKEQSLSALEDLDVSRVFIALHGRGGEDGTVQGALEYLNLPYTGSGVLGSALAMDKVRCKHLFKSAGLSTAPYEVVSASEPFDSEAIIAKLGKVMVKPSHEGSSIGMSQASNAQELDVALQEAFKYDSQVLVEQWITGREFTVSVLGDQVLPVIEMTTPRGFYDYQAKYQSTTTQYHCPAALSETETVDLQKLAKQAFDLVGANGWGRVDAMRDEAGNFYLLEVNTVPGMTEKSLVPMAAKAVGLTFEQLVVRILEQTL; encoded by the coding sequence ATGAGCCAGTTTGGTAAAGTAGCAGTCTTACTAGGCGGGCATTCAGCGGAGCGTGAAGTTTCGTTGAAGTCAGGCAATGCCGTATTAAACGCAATACAGAATGCAGGTATTGATGCGTTTGGGTTTGACCCAAAGGAACAATCTCTTTCTGCTCTTGAAGATTTGGATGTATCACGCGTATTTATCGCGTTGCATGGTCGAGGCGGTGAAGATGGGACGGTGCAAGGTGCACTGGAATATCTGAATTTACCGTACACCGGCAGTGGCGTACTTGGTAGTGCGCTTGCAATGGACAAAGTACGTTGTAAGCATCTGTTTAAGTCAGCAGGCCTGAGTACCGCGCCTTACGAAGTGGTTTCGGCTTCAGAACCTTTTGATTCAGAAGCAATCATTGCCAAGTTGGGCAAAGTAATGGTGAAACCTAGCCATGAAGGCTCAAGCATTGGTATGTCACAAGCTTCAAATGCTCAGGAGCTGGATGTTGCGCTACAAGAAGCGTTTAAGTACGACAGCCAAGTATTAGTAGAGCAGTGGATCACGGGACGTGAATTCACCGTTTCGGTGCTAGGTGATCAAGTATTGCCAGTAATTGAAATGACTACACCTCGCGGTTTTTACGATTACCAGGCAAAATATCAGTCTACAACAACACAATATCATTGCCCTGCCGCGCTTAGCGAGACGGAGACCGTTGATTTGCAAAAGCTTGCCAAGCAGGCATTTGACCTAGTCGGCGCAAATGGTTGGGGTCGCGTTGATGCAATGCGAGACGAAGCGGGAAATTTCTATTTATTGGAAGTAAACACCGTCCCGGGTATGACCGAGAAGTCTCTCGTGCCAATGGCTGCGAAAGCAGTAGGATTAACATTTGAGCAATTAGTTGTTCGCATTTTGGAGCAAACACTTTAA
- the murC gene encoding UDP-N-acetylmuramate--L-alanine ligase codes for MRRINTIHFVGIGGAGMGGIAEVMAVEGYRITGSDLATSAMTERLIKVGAEVFIGHHENNVKDADVVVVSSAIDERNPEIAAAKAARIPVVRRAEMLAELMRYRHGIAIAGTHGKTTTTSLIASIFAEAGLDPTFVIGGLLNSAGTNAKLGSSHYLVAEADESDASFLHLQPMVSVVTNIEADHMDTYGGDFEKMKDTYVEFIHNLPFYGLAVVCSDSDVINELIPRFGRPVITYGLNGEADYRLCEFTQTSGSSTFNVVTKQGHSLNVTLNMPGLHNALNATAAIAVAKDHDIADHAILSALAKFAGVGRRFQHYGTFTTEKGDVMLVDDYGHHPSEVAATVQAARAGWPDKRLVMIYQPHRFSRTRDLYEDFVKVLAEVDQLILLDVYSAGEAPIVGADSKSLCRSLRKRGIEPIHVANHVELGQVLADVMENNDLVITQGAGNIGQLVKKLAAAELSISVLKQVDYEPVW; via the coding sequence ATGAGACGGATCAACACGATTCACTTTGTGGGCATCGGTGGTGCCGGCATGGGGGGAATTGCTGAGGTGATGGCTGTTGAAGGTTATCGCATCACCGGTTCTGATCTTGCAACCAGTGCGATGACTGAACGGTTAATCAAAGTGGGTGCAGAAGTGTTTATTGGTCACCATGAAAACAACGTGAAAGATGCTGATGTCGTGGTAGTTTCAAGCGCAATTGATGAGCGTAACCCGGAGATTGCAGCTGCAAAAGCGGCGCGTATTCCAGTTGTTCGCCGTGCTGAAATGCTCGCGGAGTTGATGCGCTATCGTCATGGTATTGCTATTGCGGGTACGCATGGCAAAACTACAACGACAAGTTTGATTGCGAGTATTTTTGCAGAAGCGGGTCTCGATCCTACGTTTGTGATTGGGGGTCTGTTAAACAGTGCAGGTACAAACGCGAAATTAGGCAGCAGCCATTATCTTGTCGCTGAGGCAGACGAATCAGACGCGTCTTTCCTACATTTACAGCCGATGGTATCTGTTGTCACGAATATTGAAGCCGATCATATGGATACCTATGGTGGCGATTTTGAAAAGATGAAAGACACTTATGTCGAATTCATCCACAACCTGCCTTTTTATGGTTTAGCGGTGGTTTGCAGTGATTCAGATGTCATCAATGAGTTGATCCCGCGTTTTGGACGCCCTGTGATCACATATGGCTTGAATGGTGAAGCGGATTACCGTTTGTGTGAATTTACGCAAACCAGCGGCAGTTCGACATTTAACGTAGTGACAAAACAAGGTCATAGCTTGAATGTGACTTTGAATATGCCAGGTCTGCATAATGCGCTTAACGCGACGGCGGCAATTGCGGTAGCAAAAGATCATGACATCGCGGATCACGCGATTTTAAGTGCACTAGCTAAGTTTGCCGGGGTAGGTCGTCGATTTCAGCATTATGGAACGTTCACGACCGAGAAAGGTGACGTCATGCTGGTTGATGATTACGGTCATCATCCATCTGAAGTTGCAGCGACTGTCCAAGCAGCACGCGCAGGATGGCCTGATAAACGTTTAGTGATGATTTATCAACCGCATCGTTTCAGTCGTACGCGCGATTTATATGAAGATTTCGTAAAGGTACTTGCTGAAGTCGACCAATTAATCTTGTTGGATGTGTACTCAGCAGGTGAGGCACCAATAGTCGGTGCTGACAGTAAGAGTTTATGTCGAAGCCTTCGCAAGCGAGGCATCGAACCAATTCATGTGGCAAATCACGTTGAGTTGGGCCAAGTCCTTGCGGATGTCATGGAAAACAATGATTTGGTCATTACACAAGGCGCAGGCAATATCGGTCAACTGGTGAAAAAGTTGGCGGCGGCAGAACTTTCAATTTCGGTTTTAAAACAGGTGGATTATGAGCCAGTTTGGTAA
- the murG gene encoding undecaprenyldiphospho-muramoylpentapeptide beta-N-acetylglucosaminyltransferase, which yields MSKHLLVVAGGTGGHIFPGIAVAETLKHAGWTVSWIGTADRMEADVVPKHHIEIDFIEVKGVRGNGLKRLLSAPWMVTKAIKDAIAVIKKRQPDVILAMGGYVTGPVGVAAKLLGIPLVIHEQNAVAGFSNRCLSRIASKVLAAFPGAFNGAEVVGNPVRASVVKLSPKEAIGALKVLVVGGSLGAQVFNDVLPEAFKTLSELGEIQVRHQTGRNNLSKVQSSYDAIGLSAQVDEFISDMDAAYDWADIVICRAGALTVSEIAAAGKMALFVPYPYAVDDHQTANAKFLVDGGAAHLIAQKDFNKESIVALLRPYFSARDAIYEKACMAKQLAVTDASQKVAAICEALTS from the coding sequence ATGAGTAAGCATTTATTGGTTGTTGCAGGAGGCACGGGTGGTCATATTTTCCCGGGAATTGCAGTCGCTGAGACATTAAAACACGCCGGTTGGACCGTCAGTTGGATAGGAACTGCAGATAGAATGGAAGCGGACGTTGTACCAAAGCACCACATCGAAATCGACTTTATTGAAGTTAAAGGTGTGCGAGGCAATGGTTTAAAACGTTTGTTGAGTGCGCCGTGGATGGTCACGAAAGCAATTAAAGACGCCATAGCAGTGATTAAAAAACGCCAACCAGACGTGATTTTAGCTATGGGGGGTTATGTTACTGGTCCTGTTGGAGTTGCGGCTAAATTGCTTGGGATACCACTGGTTATCCATGAACAAAATGCCGTTGCAGGGTTCAGCAATCGTTGCCTATCTCGCATAGCGTCAAAAGTGTTAGCGGCGTTTCCTGGGGCCTTCAATGGTGCGGAGGTTGTTGGAAATCCGGTCAGGGCAAGTGTTGTAAAGCTTTCACCAAAAGAGGCCATCGGTGCGTTAAAGGTTCTTGTGGTAGGTGGTTCATTGGGGGCACAAGTCTTTAATGACGTTTTGCCAGAAGCGTTTAAAACCTTAAGCGAACTAGGTGAAATACAGGTTCGCCATCAGACTGGTCGCAATAATTTATCAAAAGTTCAATCGTCGTATGACGCCATTGGATTGTCGGCTCAAGTTGACGAATTTATTAGTGACATGGATGCAGCGTATGATTGGGCTGACATCGTGATTTGCCGAGCAGGCGCATTGACGGTGAGTGAAATTGCGGCGGCTGGGAAAATGGCGTTATTTGTTCCGTACCCATATGCGGTAGATGACCATCAGACAGCAAACGCTAAGTTTTTAGTCGATGGTGGAGCCGCACATTTAATCGCTCAAAAAGACTTTAACAAAGAAAGTATTGTGGCATTATTACGCCCTTATTTTTCAGCTCGTGACGCGATTTATGAAAAAGCCTGCATGGCTAAGCAACTTGCAGTGACTGACGCTAGCCAGAAAGTGGCGGCAATATGTGAAGCATTAACGAGTTAA
- the ftsW gene encoding cell division protein FtsW yields MVFSRASSALYDVPLLYAMLCLIGVGFVMVTSASMPAGERIFGNPYHFTLRHGAFIALSSLLFVMATTVPMDWWKKANPYLLLIGVVLLLIVLVVGREVNGSKRWIPVGPVGIQAAELAKLFFFSYIAGYLVRKREEVQENLKGFAKPMAVFAVYASLILLQPDLGTVVVMFVTTVGLLFLAGAKLWQFFALILTGVGMVVLLIIVEPYRMARVVSFWEPWNDPFGKGYQLVQSLMAYSQGGWFGQGLGNSVQKLQYLPEAHNDFIFAVIGEELGFVGVVSILMLLATLVFRALFIGQKALKNGREYEGYLALGIGIWFAFQTMVNIGASAGILPTKGLTLPFVSQGGSSFMVMTVAAGVLFRIDFETKMATRQATTRGSKR; encoded by the coding sequence ATGGTTTTTTCCAGAGCCTCAAGTGCGCTCTACGATGTGCCATTGTTATATGCCATGTTGTGCTTGATAGGTGTTGGCTTTGTGATGGTTACAAGTGCCTCAATGCCAGCAGGTGAGCGTATTTTTGGCAACCCGTATCACTTTACGTTAAGACATGGTGCTTTTATCGCGTTATCAAGTTTATTGTTTGTGATGGCGACAACCGTACCGATGGATTGGTGGAAAAAAGCAAATCCATATTTGCTCCTTATCGGTGTTGTACTCTTGCTTATTGTATTAGTTGTAGGTCGAGAAGTGAACGGTTCAAAGCGTTGGATTCCCGTGGGACCTGTCGGTATTCAGGCCGCGGAATTAGCTAAGCTATTTTTCTTCAGTTACATCGCCGGTTATCTCGTACGCAAACGGGAAGAGGTTCAAGAAAACCTTAAAGGCTTTGCCAAACCAATGGCTGTATTTGCCGTGTACGCTTCGTTAATTTTGCTTCAACCGGATTTGGGCACGGTTGTCGTTATGTTCGTCACAACGGTGGGGTTACTGTTTTTGGCTGGCGCAAAATTATGGCAGTTCTTTGCACTGATATTGACCGGTGTTGGCATGGTGGTATTACTCATTATTGTTGAGCCATACCGCATGGCACGTGTTGTTAGTTTTTGGGAACCGTGGAATGACCCATTCGGCAAAGGTTACCAACTGGTTCAATCGCTTATGGCGTACAGTCAAGGTGGCTGGTTTGGTCAGGGGCTTGGCAATAGTGTTCAAAAGTTGCAATACCTACCAGAAGCACATAATGACTTTATTTTTGCTGTTATCGGTGAAGAACTTGGTTTTGTAGGCGTGGTCAGCATTTTGATGTTGTTAGCTACCTTAGTATTTCGTGCCTTATTTATTGGTCAAAAAGCCCTTAAAAATGGCCGTGAATATGAAGGATACTTAGCGCTTGGGATTGGGATCTGGTTTGCATTCCAAACCATGGTGAACATTGGAGCAAGCGCCGGTATTTTGCCAACCAAGGGCCTAACATTGCCTTTTGTATCTCAAGGTGGCTCTAGTTTTATGGTGATGACGGTTGCTGCGGGTGTATTGTTCCGCATTGATTTTGAAACAAAGATGGCAACACGCCAAGCAACAACGCGAGGCTCAAAACGATGA
- the murD gene encoding UDP-N-acetylmuramoyl-L-alanine--D-glutamate ligase, with the protein MTYLDELKQKNIIVLGLGITGIGIVRFLLQHGITPKVVDSRNEPPGAAWLSQQNVDCDAVFGNLAEACLHECDLLIVSPGIPLYEPNIANAITHGVEVIGDIELFARFNDKPVVAVTGSNGKSTVVSLAAAVLKEAGFKVGLGGNIGTAALDLLSLDADVYVLELSSFQLETTHTLHCESAMILNLSEDHMDRYADFAAYCAAKQRIYSHAKRVVVNADDENTHFSMQPNSQQERVTVSLTQGDYSLVVEQQQAKFSAFGEPWFSTNALSLLGGHNQFNALSVMALLQPFNVPVNVFERVFTSFVGLPHRCALVAEVNGVRYINDSKATNVGATIAAIESLNDALGKMIVIVGGDAKGADLSVLKFVLRKYCKSVLAFGQDGKAFLGLHPNAQLVADLGEAVGVAAAQATSGDQVLLAPACASIDMYSNYVARGEHFVSLVEAL; encoded by the coding sequence ATGACCTATTTAGATGAGTTAAAGCAAAAAAATATTATAGTCTTAGGCCTCGGCATAACGGGGATAGGGATTGTACGTTTTTTACTTCAACATGGTATTACGCCAAAAGTAGTGGACTCTCGCAACGAACCTCCTGGAGCGGCTTGGTTATCGCAACAGAATGTGGATTGTGATGCCGTATTTGGCAATTTGGCTGAAGCATGTCTGCACGAGTGTGATTTACTCATTGTAAGCCCAGGTATTCCGCTGTATGAGCCGAACATTGCGAATGCAATTACTCATGGGGTTGAAGTAATTGGCGATATTGAATTATTTGCTCGCTTTAACGATAAACCTGTTGTCGCGGTAACCGGATCGAATGGTAAATCGACCGTCGTTTCACTTGCGGCGGCTGTCCTGAAGGAAGCGGGTTTCAAGGTTGGTCTAGGTGGTAACATCGGCACAGCAGCGCTTGATTTACTCTCGCTTGATGCCGATGTATACGTGTTGGAGCTGTCTAGTTTTCAGTTGGAAACGACGCACACTTTGCATTGCGAAAGCGCGATGATCTTGAACTTATCTGAAGATCACATGGACCGATACGCGGATTTTGCCGCTTATTGTGCTGCGAAACAACGTATCTATTCACATGCAAAACGCGTTGTCGTGAATGCCGATGACGAAAATACGCACTTCTCGATGCAACCAAATAGCCAACAAGAACGGGTGACAGTGTCTTTGACACAAGGCGACTACAGCTTAGTGGTGGAGCAACAGCAGGCTAAATTCAGTGCATTTGGAGAACCTTGGTTTTCGACAAATGCACTGAGCTTACTTGGCGGCCATAACCAGTTCAATGCGTTGTCTGTGATGGCTCTACTTCAACCGTTTAATGTTCCTGTGAATGTTTTTGAACGCGTTTTTACTTCTTTTGTTGGGTTACCTCATCGCTGTGCGCTCGTCGCCGAAGTGAACGGAGTGCGTTATATCAATGACTCAAAAGCCACCAATGTGGGTGCAACTATCGCCGCGATTGAGAGTTTAAATGACGCGCTAGGGAAAATGATTGTCATTGTTGGTGGTGACGCAAAAGGCGCTGATTTGTCTGTGCTTAAATTCGTGCTTCGCAAATACTGTAAATCGGTATTAGCGTTTGGCCAAGACGGAAAAGCCTTTTTAGGACTCCACCCTAATGCTCAGCTTGTGGCTGACTTAGGTGAAGCCGTTGGCGTTGCCGCTGCACAAGCAACGAGTGGAGACCAAGTTTTATTGGCACCAGCGTGCGCAAGTATAGACATGTACAGCAACTACGTTGCTCGTGGTGAGCATTTTGTCTCTCTGGTGGAGGCACTCTAA